A genomic segment from Aegilops tauschii subsp. strangulata cultivar AL8/78 chromosome 1, Aet v6.0, whole genome shotgun sequence encodes:
- the LOC109734580 gene encoding probable carboxylesterase 3 — MPPRNDKDGGEDITVDLYPFIREYKGGRVERFLRSPFVAATEDPAANRGVATRDVIIDNCTGVSARLFLPSDAAAAGERLPVIMYVHGGSFCTESAFGRTYNNYVRSLAAQTGALVVSVEYRLAPEHPVPAAYDDAWAALQWVASLSDPWLSSYADPERTFLAGDSAGGNIVYNTAVRAAGRGTNIVDIEGLVIVHPYFWGVDRLSSSETVWDGVAMFTPDFVDRLWPYVTAGQLDNDDPWINPLDGDITSLMCRRVLVAVAEKDSLSGRGRRLAASMRNLMWADDQHAVTLVESEAEDHGFHLYNPMRATSKTLMESIIQFINQRPALPLPAAFPPERHELHLQACQGKEQTSSSAIQPILGVPTRPYVDVFGYGVAMKDSSGPTNTTRTSCLQIGGDERRSSPRTRRYGLSLGHPITSNMRFPLSATTAPGGGFVRFHKFII; from the coding sequence ATGCCTCCAAGAAATGACAAGGACGGCGGTGAGGACATCACCGTCGACCTCTATCCATTCATTCGCGAGTACAAGGGCGGCCGTGTCGAGCGCTTTCTGCGCAGCCCATTCGTGGCAGCGACGGAGGACCCGGCAGCCAACCGTGGAGTGGcgacgagggacgtcatcatcGACAACTGCACCGGCGTGTCAGCACGCCTCTTTCTGCCTTCCGATGCTGCAGCCGCCGGCGAGAGGCTTCCGGTCATCATGTACGTGCACGGTGGATCGTTCTGCACAGAGAGCGCATTTGGCCGCACATACAATAACTATGTCAGGTCCCTCGCCGCACAGACTGGGGCTCTCGTCGTGTCTGTGGAGTACCGTCTTGCACCGGAGCATCCTGTGCCTGCGGCCTACGACGATGCATGGGCCGCGCTCCAGTGGGTGGCGTCCCTCTCAGACCCCTGGCTGTCTAGCTACGCCGACCCGGAGCGCACCTTCCTAGCGGGCGACAGCGCCGGCGGCAACATCGTCTACAACACGGCGGTGCGTGCGGCTGGCCGCGGTACAAACATCGTCGACATCGAGGGGCTTGTCATCGTTCACCCCTACTTCTGGGGGGTGGACCGGCTGTCCAGCTCCGAGACCGTCTGGGACGGCGTCGCCATGTTTACGCCCGACTTTGTGGACAGGCTCTGGCCGTACGTCACGGCTGGCCAGCTTGACAACGACGATCCATGGATAAACCCTCTGGACGGGGACATTACCTCGCTGATGTGCCGGCGTGTGCTGGTCGCCGTCGCTGAGAAGGATAGCTTGTCTGGCCGTGGGCGCCGGTTGGCGGCTTCCATGCGCAACCTCATGTGGGCCGACGATCAACACGCGGTGACATTGGTGGAGTCAGAGGCCGAAGACCATGGCTTCCACCTCTACAACCCCATGCGTGCGACCAGTAAGACACTCATGGAGAGTATCATACAGTTCATAAACCAGCGCCCGGCATTGCCGTTGCCGGCCGCTTTTCCGCCGGAACGGCACGAGCTGCATCTGCAGGCATGCCAAGGTAAGGAGCAGACTTCCTCCTCTGCCATCCAGCCCATTCTGGGTGTGCCTACCAGGCCCTATGTGGACGTATTTGGTTATGGGGTGGCCATGAAGGATTCCAGTGGCCCAACAAATACCACACGTACTAGTTGCTTGCAGATTGGTGGAGATGAACGAAGATCATCACCCAGGACTAGAAGATATGGGTTATCTCTAGGCCACCCTATAACATCCAACATGAGGTTCCCGTTATCAGCAACGACGGCACCTGGGGGTGGTTTTGTTCGTTTTCACAAGTTCATCATCTAA
- the LOC109734579 gene encoding bisdemethoxycurcumin synthase-like, with amino-acid sequence MATILAPVREIRRSQRAEGAAAVLAIGTANPANCVSQEEYPDYYFRVTKSQHLTDLKQKFKAMCQMTPTDKRYFHHTEELLDAHPGFLCRGKPSLDARLAIAAVAAPELAASAAAKAIAEWGRPATDITHLVVSTNSGAHSPGADLRLACLLGLRASVCRTMLYLNGCSAGAASLRLAKDLAENNCGARVLVVCVELTIVSFRGPEEADAHPHTLISQAFFGDGAGAVIVGADAVHTVEHPIFEMVSASQTMIPGTDRVLTMKLTEAGLDGHIFTKELVPIAAQHIDQCLKDAFQPIGVMSDGATLWNDLFFVVHPGIRGILDHIEGALQLETGKLAASRTVLREYGNMLGATVIFVLDEQRRRMEEDRGMRGEWGVMMGFGPGFTIETMVLHAVDSNPHNKN; translated from the exons ATGGCCACCATACTGGCCCCGGTGCGGGAGATCCGTCGTTCGCAGCGTGCGGAGGGTGCGGCGGCTGTCCTCGCCATCGGCACGGCTAACCCGGCCAACTGCGTGTCCCAGGAGGAGTACCCGGATTACTATTTCCGGGTAACCAAGAGCCAGCACCTCACCGACCtcaagcaaaaattcaaggccaTGT GCCAGATGACACCAACGGACAAGCGTTATTTCCACCACACGGAGGAGCTCCTGGACGCCCACCCCGGCTTCCTCTGCCGCGGCAAGCCGTCCCTGGACGCCCGCCTAGCCATCGCGGCCGTCGCTGCGCCAGAGCTTGCGGCGTCAGCTGCAGCAAAAGCCATAGCCGAGTGGGGCCGTCCGGCCACCGACATCACCCACCTCGTCGTCAGCACCAACTCAGGCGCGCACTCCCCTGGCGCCGACCTCCGCCTTGCCTGTCTGCTCGGCCTCCGCGCCTCCGTATGTCGGACCATGCTCTACCTCAACGGCTGCTCCGCCGGTGCCGCCTCGCTGCGCCTTGCCAAGGACCTGGCAGAGAATAACTGCGGCGCGCGTGTGTTGGTGGTCTGCGTCGAGCTCACCATCGTCTCGTTCCGTGGCCCGGAGGAGGCAGATGCCCACCCACACACTCTCATCAGCCAGGCGTTCTTTGGCGACGGTGCTGGCGCGGTTATCGTCGGCGCCGATGCCGTGCACACCGTCGAGCACCCAATCTTCGAGATGGTGTCCGCCTCACAGACCATGATACCAGGGACCGACCGTGTGCTCACCATGAAGCTAACAGAGGCCGGCCTCGATGGCCACATCTTCACGAAGGAGCTGGTTCCTATAGCGGCGCAACACATCGACCAATGTCTCAAGGATGCGTTCCAGCCGATTGGAGTAATGAGCGACGGCGCCACCCTCTGGAATGATCTCTTCTTTGTGGTGCACCCCGGCATCCGAGGAATACTGGATCACATCGAGGGGGCACTCCAGCTGGAGACGGGGAAGCTCGCGGCCAGTCGGACTGTGCTCAGAGAGTATGGGAACATGCTCGGCGCCACTGTGATCTTTGTGCTCGATGAGCAACGGCGCCGGATGGAGGAAGACAGAGGGATGAGGGGCGAGTGGGGTGTGATGATGGGATTTGGACCTGGGTTCACTATCGAGACAATGGTGCTGCATGCGGTGGACAGCAACCCGCACAACAAAAATTGA